The genomic stretch CTATAATAGAATTAGACATATCAAGGTCTTTTCTTATTTTTTCCAAAAACACATTTTTTGAAAGCATATGATCAACTGGTATATCAAAAAAACCCTGTATTTGCGCCGCATGCAAATCAAGAGCTAAAACCCTATGAGCTCCAGCCTCCGATAGCAAATTAGCAACCAATTTAGCAGTTATAGGTACTCTAGGCTCATTCTTTCTATCCTGTCTAGAATAACCGTAATAAGGTATAACAGCCGTAATACGTTTAGCACTAGCTCTTTTTAAGGCATCTATAATACAATAAAGCTCCATCCAGTTCTCACTGCTTGAAGGACGACCTGTAGGCTGTATTATATATGTATCTTTATTCCTTACTGTTTCCTCTATTTGTACAAAAGTCTCACCATCAGCAAATTTACGTATTTCCATATTACCTAGCTTGAGACCGAGATTTTTAACAACATCTTCCGACAATTGAGGATTTGCTGTACCGCTTAATATTAATATTTCGTCTTCTATACCCATATAAATACCATTATAAGTAGAAAAGTTGGGGTGGAAGGATTCGAACCCTCGAATAATTGGACCAAAACCAATTGTCTTACCGCTTGACGACACCCCAGTATCAAATAAATTTAATATATTAAATCTACAAGTGTCATCATTCTACTATATTACAAAAATTTGTCAATACCTTTTTTAACAATATTTGAATTTTTTTATAATTAAAATTTCTAAAATAAAATAGAAAATCATATACAAAAAAGTTGATAAAAAAAATGAAATAGTTTATGATAGTTATCATAATATTGACAAGAGTTATAATTTTTATGAATATTAACTTAGATAAATATATTTTAGTAGATTTAGACTTTATAAAAGATAATAAGGATATTATAAAATTTCATGCTACAGAAATAATATGCACAAATGAAGATAATATATACTTCTCTTTGCCTAATTATAAAATAGATTTATTATTTAATAAAAATTATATCAATATCGATGTTTTTAATAAATTCTATATCACAAAATCATCTAAATATATACTGGATTTAGTAGCTGAACCAAAAAATACTAAAAATTATAAGCAAATTAAAAATATAGATCAATTCCTAAAAGT from Brachyspira murdochii DSM 12563 encodes the following:
- a CDS encoding ribose-phosphate diphosphokinase, producing MGIEDEILILSGTANPQLSEDVVKNLGLKLGNMEIRKFADGETFVQIEETVRNKDTYIIQPTGRPSSSENWMELYCIIDALKRASAKRITAVIPYYGYSRQDRKNEPRVPITAKLVANLLSEAGAHRVLALDLHAAQIQGFFDIPVDHMLSKNVFLEKIRKDLDMSNSIIVSPDIGGVGRARAIAKQLNLDIAIIDKRRDRANECEVMNIIGDVNGKDAIIIDDIIDTGGTLIKSMQALKKAGMRKIYVFITHAVCSGDVYERINASDIEKLYITDSLKVMKDRLGSKIEVLSVAPVIADAIRHIHMELSISVLFDK